The following are encoded in a window of Alphaproteobacteria bacterium genomic DNA:
- a CDS encoding acyl-CoA dehydrogenase, whose product MPLYLNDDQAMLRDSARDFMAAEGAIAKQLRHWRDKGCKDGFGHGLWRQFGEMGFTGILIGEADGGLGLGHVEAGIVLEEIGRNLTPSPFLTTAIAFVEALKGTAARERWYPGILAGETVAALAVDEGPKHRPEAIEMHAERSGNGFSLTGRKQFVVQGASADVTLVAAQTDEGLTLFAVEKDARGLDVEGVRLADSSIGARLTFDDVTVDADAVIGEVGGGAEILDRALHAGRTGAAAELVGVGSASMDMTVDYLRQRKQFGRLIGEFQALQFRAAHLYSELEIARAATLKAQQLLDEDSEDAEAMVSVAKAKAGRASQLAVQEGVQMHGGIGMTDEYDIGLYMKRDRVLNELFGDPAYHADKLARMKGY is encoded by the coding sequence ATGCCGCTCTATCTCAACGACGATCAGGCGATGCTTCGCGACAGCGCGCGCGACTTCATGGCCGCCGAAGGCGCGATCGCAAAGCAGCTTCGCCACTGGCGCGACAAGGGCTGCAAGGACGGCTTCGGCCACGGCCTGTGGAGGCAGTTCGGCGAGATGGGCTTCACCGGCATATTGATCGGCGAGGCGGACGGCGGCCTCGGCCTCGGCCATGTCGAGGCGGGGATCGTGCTCGAGGAGATCGGGCGCAACCTGACGCCTTCGCCCTTCCTCACGACGGCGATCGCCTTCGTCGAGGCGCTGAAGGGCACGGCGGCGCGCGAGCGCTGGTATCCCGGAATCCTCGCCGGGGAGACGGTCGCCGCGCTCGCCGTGGACGAGGGGCCGAAGCACCGTCCCGAGGCGATCGAGATGCACGCCGAGCGCTCCGGCAACGGCTTCAGCCTGACGGGCCGCAAGCAATTCGTGGTTCAGGGGGCCTCGGCCGATGTAACGCTGGTGGCGGCGCAGACCGACGAGGGGCTGACCCTGTTCGCGGTCGAGAAGGATGCCAGGGGTCTCGACGTCGAGGGCGTCCGGCTCGCGGATTCGAGCATCGGCGCCCGGCTGACCTTCGACGACGTGACGGTCGATGCCGACGCGGTGATCGGCGAGGTTGGGGGCGGCGCCGAGATTCTCGACCGCGCCCTCCACGCCGGCCGCACCGGCGCGGCGGCCGAGCTGGTCGGCGTAGGCTCGGCGTCGATGGACATGACGGTCGACTATCTCAGGCAGCGCAAACAGTTCGGACGCCTCATCGGAGAGTTCCAGGCCCTGCAGTTCCGCGCCGCGCATCTCTATTCCGAGCTGGAGATCGCCCGAGCGGCCACGCTCAAGGCGCAGCAATTGCTCGACGAGGACAGCGAAGACGCCGAGGCGATGGTCTCGGTCGCCAAGGCCAAGGCCGGCCGCGCCTCTCAGCTCGCCGTCCAGGAGGGCGTGCAGATGCACGGCGGCATCGGCATGACCGACGAATATGATATCGGCCTCTACATGAAGCGCGATCGGGTGCTGAATGAGCTGTTCGGGGATCCGGCCTATCATGCGGACAAGCTGGCGCGGATGAAGGGGTACTGA
- a CDS encoding acyl-CoA dehydrogenase, producing MPLDPETFDALIDTVRRFVAGRLRPLEARVAEEDEVPAEIVAEMREMGLFGLSIPEEFGGLGLTMSEEVRVALEFGRTTPAFRSVFGTNVGIGSQGLVMAGSEAQKREWLPRIASGEIVTSFALTEPGAGSDGASVQTRAVRDGDVYCLSGSKRFITNADKASLFTVMARTGGEGAGGVTAFLVPAGLPGLGIGRPEKKMGQQGAHVCDVNFDETPVPAANRLGAEGEGFKIAMRVLDRGRLHISAVCVGVAERLIADAVAYAVERRQFGKALSDFQLIQAMIADSKTEAMAAKALVMEAAALKDEGKPITLEAAAAKYFASEMVGRVADRAVQIFGGAGYIADYGIERLYRDVRLFRIYEGTSQIQQLVIARETIKAGG from the coding sequence ATGCCCCTCGACCCCGAGACCTTCGATGCACTGATCGACACGGTCCGCCGCTTCGTCGCCGGGCGGCTTCGGCCGCTGGAGGCGCGGGTCGCCGAGGAGGACGAGGTCCCCGCCGAGATCGTCGCCGAGATGCGGGAGATGGGGCTGTTCGGCCTGTCCATTCCCGAGGAGTTTGGCGGGCTCGGACTCACCATGAGCGAGGAAGTGCGGGTCGCGCTCGAGTTCGGGAGGACGACTCCGGCTTTCCGCTCGGTGTTCGGCACCAATGTCGGGATCGGCAGCCAGGGGCTGGTGATGGCCGGCAGCGAGGCGCAGAAGCGCGAATGGCTGCCGAGGATCGCCTCCGGCGAAATCGTCACCAGCTTCGCGCTGACCGAGCCCGGCGCCGGCTCCGACGGCGCCTCCGTCCAGACCCGAGCCGTTCGCGATGGCGACGTCTATTGCCTCTCCGGCAGCAAGCGCTTCATCACCAATGCCGACAAGGCCTCGCTCTTCACGGTGATGGCGCGCACCGGCGGGGAGGGGGCGGGGGGCGTTACCGCTTTCCTCGTGCCCGCAGGCCTGCCCGGCCTCGGCATCGGAAGACCTGAGAAGAAGATGGGCCAGCAGGGCGCCCATGTCTGCGACGTCAATTTCGACGAAACGCCGGTTCCGGCCGCCAACCGTCTGGGCGCGGAAGGCGAGGGCTTCAAGATCGCGATGCGCGTCCTCGACCGCGGCCGGCTGCACATTTCCGCGGTCTGCGTGGGCGTCGCCGAGCGGCTGATCGCCGACGCCGTCGCTTATGCCGTCGAGCGCAGGCAATTCGGCAAGGCGCTGTCGGATTTCCAGCTGATCCAGGCGATGATCGCGGACAGCAAGACCGAGGCGATGGCGGCGAAGGCGCTGGTGATGGAGGCGGCGGCGCTCAAGGACGAAGGCAAGCCGATCACGCTCGAGGCGGCGGCGGCCAAATATTTCGCCAGCGAGATGGTCGGCCGGGTCGCCGACCGCGCGGTGCAGATTTTCGGCGGCGCGGGCTACATCGCCGATTACGGCATCGAGCGCCTCTACCGCGACGTCCGCCTGTTCCGGATCTACGAAGGCACAAGCCAGATCCAGCAGCTGGTCATCGCGCGCGAAACGATCAAAGCCGGCGGCTGA
- a CDS encoding PaaI family thioesterase — protein sequence MLPPYAEYLGIRTQRAEDGELQFVMPFADVVLGRPGYLHGGAIAGLLEFAAFGALYEALGTDKAVVKPINVTVQFMRGGTQRETVAAATVTRLGKRVANVEAHAWQGHRSRPIAAAQLNVLLKRARP from the coding sequence CTGCTGCCCCCTTATGCCGAATATCTCGGAATCCGCACCCAACGGGCCGAGGACGGCGAGCTGCAATTCGTCATGCCGTTCGCCGACGTCGTGCTCGGCCGTCCCGGCTATCTTCACGGCGGAGCGATCGCCGGCCTGCTCGAATTCGCCGCCTTCGGCGCGCTTTACGAGGCGCTGGGGACGGACAAGGCGGTGGTCAAGCCGATCAACGTCACCGTGCAGTTCATGCGCGGCGGCACGCAGCGCGAGACGGTCGCCGCGGCCACCGTCACCCGCCTCGGAAAGCGGGTCGCCAATGTCGAGGCGCACGCCTGGCAAGGGCACCGCTCCAGGCCGATCGCGGCGGCGCAGCTCAACGTGCTGTTGAAGCGCGCCCGGCCCTAA
- the mtnP gene encoding S-methyl-5'-thioadenosine phosphorylase yields MSEWTIGIIGGSGLYSMDALEDSQWIAVETPWGAPSDELLIGRIEGVRFVFLPRHGRGHRIPPGGLNFRANIDALKRAGCTDLLAISAVGSLREELPPGRFVVVDQYIDRTVARENSFFGPGLVAHVSLADPTCPRLSSLAADAAEAAGAEVARDGSYVAIEGPQFSTRAESRLYRSWGGDVIGMTGMPEARLAREAELPYASVCMVTDYDCWRDGKEAGVAEIVERLHANAATARGLILELARRLPKARAPSPIDTALDGAIITDPQACDPAMAARLDAICRRALGAPR; encoded by the coding sequence ATGAGCGAATGGACGATCGGTATCATCGGCGGCTCCGGCCTCTACAGCATGGACGCGCTCGAGGATTCGCAGTGGATCGCTGTCGAGACGCCCTGGGGGGCGCCGTCCGACGAATTGCTGATCGGGCGGATCGAGGGCGTGAGATTCGTCTTCCTCCCCCGTCACGGCCGCGGCCACCGCATTCCGCCGGGCGGCCTCAACTTCCGCGCCAATATCGATGCGCTGAAGCGCGCCGGCTGCACCGATCTTCTCGCCATCTCCGCGGTCGGCTCGCTGCGGGAGGAATTGCCGCCGGGCCGGTTCGTCGTCGTCGACCAATATATCGACCGCACCGTCGCCCGTGAGAACAGCTTCTTCGGCCCCGGTCTCGTCGCCCACGTCTCGCTGGCCGACCCCACCTGTCCGCGCCTCTCGTCGCTCGCCGCCGACGCCGCGGAGGCCGCTGGCGCCGAGGTCGCGCGGGACGGCTCCTATGTCGCCATCGAAGGCCCGCAATTCTCGACCCGAGCCGAGAGCCGGCTTTACCGCTCATGGGGCGGCGACGTGATCGGGATGACCGGGATGCCCGAAGCGCGGCTCGCCCGCGAGGCCGAGCTGCCCTATGCCTCGGTCTGCATGGTCACCGATTATGATTGCTGGCGGGACGGCAAGGAAGCCGGCGTCGCCGAGATCGTCGAGCGCCTCCACGCCAACGCCGCCACGGCCCGCGGCCTGATCCTCGAGCTTGCGCGGCGGTTGCCGAAGGCGCGCGCGCCCTCGCCGATCGACACCGCGCTTGACGGCGCGATCATCACCGATCCGCAAGCATGCGATCCGGCGATGGCGGCAAGGCTGGACGCCATCTGCCGACGTGCCCTAGGCGCGCCGCGATGA
- a CDS encoding DUF4147 domain-containing protein, translating into MRDHLVQMFQAGIAACHPRRVLPAHLPEAGRGRNIVLAIGKAAGEMAMVAEAHYRDAAGVAVVPHGVEAGLRRIELLHAGHPVPDQVSVAAAERLLALAGEAKADDLVLVLLSGGASALACVPAGGMTLADKQALTAALLRSGAPIAEINCVRRHVSRIKGGRLALAATPARLITLAISDVTGRPEDIGSGPTLADPTTIAEARAILERHGLDAALSETPKQVDGKFRIVANAEDALRAVAAEAKRLGYRPLLLGQCTGEARDVGRSHARMALKAPPGTALISGGELTVTVTGSGRGGPNTEYALAASLALDGSDDIIGLAGDSDGLDGTSDAAGAFIAARADGGAALLGNNAASVADLFVTGPTGTNVSDLRIILVGRLPPP; encoded by the coding sequence ATGAGAGACCATCTCGTGCAGATGTTCCAGGCCGGGATCGCCGCCTGCCACCCGCGGCGCGTGCTGCCGGCGCATCTGCCGGAGGCGGGGCGCGGCCGCAATATCGTGCTGGCGATCGGTAAGGCGGCGGGCGAGATGGCGATGGTCGCCGAGGCGCATTACCGCGATGCGGCGGGCGTGGCGGTCGTTCCGCACGGCGTGGAGGCCGGTCTTCGCCGGATCGAATTGCTGCACGCCGGCCACCCCGTTCCGGATCAGGTCAGCGTCGCGGCGGCCGAGCGCCTGCTCGCGCTCGCCGGGGAAGCGAAGGCGGACGATCTGGTCCTCGTCCTGCTGAGCGGCGGCGCCTCGGCGCTCGCTTGTGTCCCGGCCGGGGGGATGACGCTCGCGGACAAGCAGGCGCTGACTGCGGCCCTGCTGCGATCGGGAGCGCCAATAGCGGAGATCAACTGCGTCCGCCGCCACGTCTCCCGGATCAAGGGCGGCCGCCTTGCCCTCGCCGCCACGCCGGCCCGGCTCATCACGCTCGCCATCTCCGATGTGACCGGCCGCCCTGAGGACATCGGCTCCGGCCCCACCCTTGCCGATCCCACCACCATCGCGGAGGCCCGTGCGATCCTCGAGCGGCACGGGCTCGACGCGGCGCTCTCTGAGACTCCGAAGCAGGTCGACGGTAAATTCCGGATCGTCGCCAATGCGGAAGACGCATTGCGCGCCGTGGCGGCGGAGGCGAAGCGGCTCGGTTACCGCCCGCTCCTGCTCGGCCAGTGCACCGGCGAGGCCCGCGATGTCGGCCGTAGCCATGCGCGAATGGCGCTGAAGGCGCCGCCCGGGACCGCGCTGATCTCCGGCGGCGAGCTCACCGTCACGGTGACCGGCTCGGGACGGGGCGGTCCCAACACCGAATATGCGCTCGCCGCGAGCCTGGCGCTGGATGGCAGCGACGACATAATCGGTCTCGCCGGGGACAGCGACGGTCTCGACGGGACGAGCGATGCGGCCGGCGCCTTCATCGCCGCGCGCGCCGACGGCGGGGCCGCGCTCCTGGGCAACAACGCTGCCTCCGTGGCCGATCTGTTCGTCACCGGCCCGACCGGGACCAACGTCAGCGACTTGCGGATCATCCTTGTCGGCCGACTCCCTCCCCCTTGA
- a CDS encoding TIGR02117 family protein translates to MTRGRRALIWALRIVAGIVAIPLLYLAAALFLGLVPANVAFHQPSEGVTIFVQSNGVHTWIVMPKVSEDMDWRPYAQPAHLRDPRWGAADHIAVGYGNREFYLNTPTWGDLTVRRAFYAFFGDGESLLHVEHIDHPRAGEWLKPIRISHAQYQRLAGFIQRRFRLDPGGHPIPVLGRGYGPNDIFYEANGGYSFILTCNEWTGRALRGAGVRMGLWTPFEQSIMWRLD, encoded by the coding sequence ATGACACGGGGCAGGCGGGCGCTCATCTGGGCGCTCAGGATCGTGGCGGGGATCGTCGCGATTCCCCTGCTCTATCTCGCCGCCGCGTTGTTCCTCGGCCTCGTTCCCGCCAATGTCGCGTTCCATCAGCCGAGCGAGGGGGTCACCATCTTCGTCCAGTCGAACGGCGTCCACACCTGGATCGTGATGCCCAAGGTGAGCGAGGATATGGACTGGCGGCCTTACGCCCAGCCGGCGCACCTGCGCGACCCACGCTGGGGCGCCGCCGATCATATCGCGGTCGGCTACGGCAACCGGGAATTCTACCTCAACACGCCGACCTGGGGCGACCTGACCGTGCGCCGCGCCTTCTACGCCTTCTTCGGCGACGGGGAGAGCCTGCTCCACGTCGAGCATATCGACCATCCGCGGGCCGGCGAATGGCTCAAGCCGATCCGGATCAGCCACGCGCAATATCAGCGCCTGGCCGGCTTCATCCAGCGCCGCTTCCGGCTCGATCCCGGCGGCCATCCGATTCCCGTGCTCGGCCGCGGGTATGGGCCGAACGACATCTTCTACGAAGCGAACGGCGGCTATTCCTTCATCCTCACCTGCAACGAATGGACCGGCCGGGCGCTGCGCGGGGCGGGGGTGCGGATGGGTCTGTGGACGCCGTTCGAGCAAAGCATCATGTGGCGTCTCGATTGA